In Opitutus sp. ER46, the following are encoded in one genomic region:
- a CDS encoding HPr family phosphocarrier protein codes for MNKSDASPAVQPLIKELVVQNKMGIHARPAAMIVRITNKFKAEVLVEKDEEQVNGKSIMGLMMLAAGKGSKVKFIVTGEDAPAMAAELEALFARKFDEA; via the coding sequence ATGAACAAAAGCGACGCCTCACCTGCAGTCCAACCTCTCATCAAGGAACTGGTCGTGCAGAACAAGATGGGCATTCACGCCCGCCCCGCTGCCATGATCGTACGGATCACCAACAAGTTCAAAGCCGAGGTCCTCGTGGAAAAGGATGAGGAACAGGTGAATGGGAAAAGCATCATGGGCCTGATGATGCTCGCGGCCGGCAAGGGCTCGAAGGTGAAGTTTATCGTCACCGGCGAGGATGCCCCGGCCATGGCCGCCGAACTCGAGGCGCTGTTCGCCCGCAAGTTCGACGAAGCATGA
- the kdsB gene encoding 3-deoxy-manno-octulosonate cytidylyltransferase gives MAQTAIIVPCRLESTRFPRKLLHQIKGKPLVRWVAERIKTQAPEFPLWFAVDHELLRDCLTEGGFQALMTSPAHQSGTDRLAEANRTVGAKYVVNVQADEPLVTGAQIRALAGMLVGGAPMATMATPFHRAEDFANPNQVKVVLAPAAKRALFFSRAPIPFARDRGGRVDDTWVANHPCFKHLGLYGYHAELLEKFAKLPLGRLEQIEKLEQLRVLENGYEIACDVTEDQTIGVDTPEDAAKFEQWLH, from the coding sequence ATGGCTCAGACCGCAATCATCGTTCCCTGCCGGTTGGAATCCACCCGCTTCCCCCGCAAGCTGTTGCACCAGATCAAGGGCAAACCGTTGGTCCGATGGGTTGCAGAAAGAATTAAGACGCAGGCCCCGGAGTTCCCGTTGTGGTTCGCCGTCGATCATGAACTCCTGCGCGACTGCCTGACGGAAGGTGGGTTTCAGGCGCTGATGACGAGTCCGGCGCACCAGAGCGGCACGGATCGACTGGCGGAGGCGAACCGGACCGTCGGCGCGAAGTATGTCGTGAACGTGCAGGCAGATGAGCCGCTGGTCACCGGCGCGCAGATTCGCGCCCTGGCCGGCATGCTGGTGGGTGGGGCGCCGATGGCGACGATGGCCACGCCTTTCCACCGCGCGGAGGATTTCGCGAATCCCAACCAGGTGAAGGTGGTGCTCGCGCCGGCGGCGAAGCGCGCGCTCTTCTTCTCCCGGGCGCCAATCCCGTTCGCCCGCGATCGCGGCGGCAGGGTCGACGATACCTGGGTGGCCAACCACCCCTGTTTCAAGCACCTGGGGCTCTACGGCTACCACGCGGAACTCCTCGAGAAGTTCGCCAAGCTGCCGCTGGGTCGCCTCGAGCAGATCGAAAAACTCGAGCAGCTGCGCGTACTGGAGAACGGCTACGAGATCGCGTGCGACGTCACTGAGGACCAGACGATCGGCGTCGATACGCCGGAGGACGCCGCGAAGTTCGAGCAGTGGCTGCACTAG
- a CDS encoding alpha/beta fold hydrolase, giving the protein MLAKRIVRAPNHDGLPPMFRNPQFLATADAGYSHQWRTRVGPPEAELSVAVLPAARYRLDYNIKETKSPDGQEGLDFSMSTEFKQENGQPYPRIEPVKGTLLLLHGFLMSKEAMAGWAFYFAREGYQVVLVDLRGHGRSTGKWIGYGAWEATDLVRVIDDVQARGLLVGQLGVFGQSYGAAIAIRLAALDPRVATVVAMAPFDDARSVVPEFAREFDPKIAGRLSDATYQGALQRAAKLAGFDWAKLDVVDAMRRVQVPVLLFHGQADTWVRPVRSERLLAAAPKGSRREVTPQDNHLSLMVRLDLVGPPSLAWFDEKLATKPKVPGSAPTAATRPTAATSADH; this is encoded by the coding sequence ATGCTGGCCAAACGCATCGTGCGGGCGCCGAATCACGACGGCCTCCCGCCGATGTTCCGCAACCCGCAGTTTCTGGCAACGGCAGATGCTGGCTACAGCCACCAGTGGCGCACCCGGGTGGGGCCGCCGGAGGCAGAGCTCAGCGTGGCGGTGTTGCCGGCGGCGCGGTACCGACTCGACTACAACATCAAGGAAACGAAGAGCCCTGATGGACAGGAGGGGCTCGATTTTTCGATGTCCACCGAGTTCAAGCAGGAGAACGGCCAGCCGTATCCCCGGATCGAACCGGTCAAGGGCACGCTGCTCCTGCTGCACGGTTTCCTGATGTCGAAGGAGGCGATGGCTGGCTGGGCGTTTTATTTCGCCCGCGAAGGCTATCAGGTGGTGCTCGTCGATCTGCGCGGGCACGGGCGCTCTACGGGCAAATGGATCGGTTACGGGGCGTGGGAGGCGACTGATCTCGTACGAGTCATCGATGACGTGCAGGCGCGCGGGCTCCTCGTCGGGCAACTCGGCGTGTTTGGACAATCATATGGCGCCGCGATCGCAATTCGCCTGGCCGCACTGGATCCGCGCGTGGCGACCGTCGTGGCGATGGCGCCGTTTGACGATGCGCGTTCCGTGGTCCCGGAGTTCGCGCGCGAATTTGATCCGAAGATCGCGGGGCGCCTCAGCGACGCGACGTATCAGGGGGCACTGCAGCGAGCGGCGAAACTGGCGGGCTTTGACTGGGCGAAACTGGACGTGGTGGATGCGATGCGGCGCGTGCAGGTGCCTGTGCTGCTTTTCCATGGCCAGGCCGACACGTGGGTCAGGCCGGTGCGGAGCGAGCGATTGCTGGCCGCCGCGCCGAAGGGCAGCCGCCGCGAGGTTACGCCCCAGGACAATCACCTCTCGTTGATGGTGCGGCTGGACCTCGTCGGTCCACCGTCGCTGGCCTGGTTCGACGAAAAGCTGGCGACGAAGCCGAAGGTGCCCGGGAGTGCGCCGACGGCTGCGACGAGGCCGACTGCCGCAACGAGCGCGGACCATTAA
- the carA gene encoding glutamine-hydrolyzing carbamoyl-phosphate synthase small subunit — protein sequence MSTFKPAILALEDGSVFHGRAFGAEATVSGECVFNTSMTGYQEILTDPSYFGQIVTMTAVQIGNYGVNDEDTEASRPKCSGFVVRELSPVVSNWRSKSSLDDYLRKYGIPGISEIDTRALTKKLRVDGAMKCCLSTAALSEAKALELARTWRDMAGADYVKDVTCAEPYIWRADDPANFNQPYYPVGTTMNAPGAPAKKFRVAAFDYGAKHSIFRKLVNHGFEVQVFPSRATAAQIREQKPDAVFLSNGPGDPAALPYIHETVSSLIEEYPIFGICLGHQIVTHALGGTTFKLKFGHRGGNQPVKNLETGKVSITAQNHGFATDPKSIESRGAKITEINLNDNTVEGLRHTRLPVFSVQYHPEAAPGPNDADPLFVDFYKMVEARKAGKI from the coding sequence ATGTCCACATTCAAGCCCGCGATTCTCGCCCTGGAGGATGGTTCCGTCTTCCACGGTCGTGCTTTTGGCGCCGAGGCCACCGTTTCCGGCGAGTGCGTGTTCAACACCTCGATGACCGGTTATCAGGAGATCCTGACGGACCCCTCCTACTTCGGCCAAATCGTGACCATGACGGCCGTGCAGATCGGCAATTACGGCGTGAACGACGAGGACACGGAGGCGAGCCGCCCGAAGTGCTCCGGCTTTGTGGTGCGCGAGCTGTCGCCGGTGGTGAGCAACTGGCGCAGCAAGTCGTCGCTCGACGACTACCTGCGCAAGTACGGCATTCCCGGCATCAGCGAAATCGACACGCGGGCCCTCACCAAGAAACTCCGCGTCGACGGCGCGATGAAGTGCTGCCTGAGCACCGCGGCGCTGAGCGAAGCCAAGGCGCTGGAGCTGGCCCGCACGTGGCGGGACATGGCGGGGGCGGACTACGTGAAGGACGTCACCTGCGCCGAGCCCTATATCTGGCGGGCCGACGACCCGGCGAATTTCAACCAGCCGTACTATCCGGTGGGCACGACGATGAACGCGCCCGGCGCCCCGGCGAAGAAGTTCCGCGTGGCGGCGTTCGACTACGGCGCGAAGCACTCGATCTTCCGCAAGCTCGTGAACCACGGCTTCGAGGTGCAGGTGTTCCCCTCGCGCGCGACGGCGGCCCAGATCCGCGAGCAGAAGCCCGACGCGGTGTTCCTCTCGAACGGTCCCGGCGATCCGGCCGCGCTGCCGTACATCCACGAGACCGTCTCCAGCCTGATCGAGGAGTACCCGATCTTCGGCATCTGCCTCGGCCACCAGATCGTCACGCACGCGTTGGGTGGCACGACGTTCAAGCTCAAGTTCGGCCATCGCGGCGGCAACCAGCCGGTGAAGAACCTCGAGACCGGCAAGGTCTCGATCACGGCACAGAACCACGGTTTCGCGACCGACCCGAAGTCGATCGAGAGCCGCGGCGCGAAGATCACCGAGATCAATCTGAACGACAACACGGTCGAAGGCCTGCGTCACACCCGACTCCCGGTCTTCAGCGTGCAATACCACCCGGAAGCGGCCCCCGGCCCGAACGACGCCGACCCGCTGTTCGTCGACTTCTACAAGATGGTCGAGGCCCGCAAGGCGGGGAAGATCTGA
- a CDS encoding KamA family radical SAM protein produces MSYIDDRATWFEGQGLWQHIPESSWRDWTWQLKNRITTIEQLEQYMTLTPEERAGCEHANHKLALAITPYFFNLIDRNDPNCPVRKQVIPRAGEMVVSDGEMLDSLGEDAHSPVPGLVHRYPDRVLFLVTDRCASYCRYCTRSRLVSNAQDYNFHPEYEQGLRYIEAHPEVRDVLLSGGDPLLLSDRKLEHLLARLREIKHVEFIRIGSRIPVFLPQRITPELGEIFRKYGPIWMSIHVNHPKECTAELRDACERLSFAGVPLGNQSVLLRGVNDDADVMKALVHRLLRMRVRPYYLYQMDLITGGSHFKVDVRKGIEIIKALRGHTTGYAVPQYVIDAPGGGGKVPINPDYIEKITDDEIVFRNYEGDTYRYPLKAASKPTPMPTPAAVPSVVP; encoded by the coding sequence ATGTCCTATATCGATGACCGCGCCACCTGGTTCGAGGGCCAGGGGCTTTGGCAGCACATTCCGGAAAGCAGCTGGCGCGATTGGACGTGGCAGCTGAAGAATCGAATCACCACGATCGAGCAGCTGGAGCAGTACATGACGCTCACGCCCGAGGAGCGGGCCGGTTGTGAGCACGCGAACCACAAGCTGGCGCTGGCGATCACGCCCTACTTTTTCAACCTGATCGACCGCAACGATCCCAACTGCCCGGTGCGCAAGCAGGTGATTCCGCGCGCGGGCGAGATGGTTGTTTCCGACGGCGAGATGCTCGATTCCCTGGGCGAGGACGCGCATTCGCCGGTGCCGGGCCTCGTGCACCGCTACCCGGATCGCGTGCTGTTCCTGGTGACCGATCGCTGCGCTTCGTACTGCCGCTACTGCACGCGCAGCCGCCTGGTTTCCAACGCCCAGGACTACAATTTTCACCCGGAGTACGAACAGGGCCTGCGTTATATCGAGGCGCATCCCGAAGTGCGCGACGTGCTGCTCTCCGGTGGCGACCCGCTGCTGCTTTCAGATCGCAAGCTTGAGCATCTGCTCGCCCGGCTGCGCGAGATCAAGCACGTGGAGTTCATCCGCATCGGCTCCCGGATCCCGGTCTTCCTGCCACAGCGGATCACGCCGGAGCTGGGTGAGATTTTCCGCAAATACGGGCCGATCTGGATGAGCATCCACGTCAACCACCCGAAGGAGTGCACCGCCGAGCTGCGCGACGCCTGCGAGCGGCTGTCGTTCGCCGGCGTGCCGCTGGGCAACCAGAGCGTTCTCCTTCGCGGGGTGAACGACGACGCCGACGTGATGAAGGCTCTCGTGCACCGCCTCCTGCGCATGCGTGTGCGGCCCTACTACTTGTACCAGATGGACCTCATCACCGGCGGCTCCCACTTCAAGGTGGATGTCCGCAAGGGTATCGAGATCATCAAGGCGTTGCGCGGCCACACCACGGGCTACGCCGTGCCCCAGTACGTGATCGATGCGCCCGGAGGTGGTGGCAAGGTGCCGATCAATCCGGATTACATTGAGAAGATCACGGACGACGAAATCGTCTTCCGGAACTACGAGGGCGACACCTACCGCTACCCCCTGAAGGCCGCGTCGAAGCCGACGCCAATGCCGACCCCGGCCGCGGTGCCCAGCGTGGTGCCCTGA
- a CDS encoding PAS domain-containing hybrid sensor histidine kinase/response regulator, with protein sequence MLAPHCVCPAMPSPTPDPQTPSSEPQSGSTPSGDPAPPPGLSAAESQRLLSAAAHTRQVLLSVVEDQRAAVEALRQSEERFRNLVERSPDWIWEVDADARFTYASPRVRQLLGFSPEEIVGRTPFEFMPSEWGERARKWAARMSATHEPFAGIEAHYLHRDGRLVIVESSGSPSFGADGQWTGYRGIFRDITQRIAAEKALRLRGAALEAAANAIVITDRSGRIEWANPAFTTLSGWAVEEAVGRTPGEILRSGKQDADFFQRMWGTILAGRVWRGEIVNRRKDGSLRTEQMTITPLRDAGGAIAHFIAIKQDITEQKAFEAQSRQGQRMEVIGTLAGGIAHDLNNILAPVLMVTGVLREKLRDQEDQALLEMMEREAQRGASIIKQLLTFGRGAEGQRAIVQPRHILKDVVLMLQETLPREIDVRHQLPAKLWPILADATQLHQVVLNLCVNARDAMPHGGELNVVAENVHIAEGDALLPANAAPGSYVRVEVRDTGSGIDPQIRHRIFDPFFTTKPIGKGTGLGLSTVLAIMQQHGGFITVDSEPGQGAAFKAHFPAAPEESVPLPAPPPPAPAAARGNELIMVVDDEQNVRDVTRAVLERYGYRVVTAVNGQDAIVQFISRRTEVRLVLTDLMMPVMNGLALIKWLRELAPDIPVVAMTGLEDPGPAEELGRFGVAGTMAKPFTAVVLLETVARRLGLPVPPA encoded by the coding sequence ATGCTCGCTCCCCACTGCGTGTGCCCCGCCATGCCGAGTCCGACGCCTGACCCGCAGACCCCGTCTTCCGAGCCTCAAAGCGGAAGCACCCCGTCTGGCGACCCGGCACCCCCGCCCGGGCTTTCCGCCGCGGAGTCCCAACGGCTGCTGTCGGCGGCTGCCCATACGCGGCAGGTCCTGCTCAGCGTCGTCGAGGACCAGCGCGCCGCGGTTGAGGCCCTGCGCCAGAGCGAGGAACGTTTCCGCAACCTGGTCGAACGGTCCCCGGATTGGATCTGGGAAGTCGATGCGGACGCCCGGTTTACCTACGCGAGCCCGCGGGTGCGGCAGTTGCTGGGATTTTCCCCTGAGGAGATCGTCGGCCGCACCCCGTTCGAGTTCATGCCGAGCGAGTGGGGCGAGCGGGCGCGCAAATGGGCCGCGCGGATGTCCGCCACGCACGAGCCGTTCGCCGGCATCGAGGCGCACTACCTGCATCGGGACGGCCGGCTGGTGATCGTCGAGTCGAGCGGTTCGCCGTCGTTCGGTGCCGACGGACAATGGACCGGCTACCGCGGGATCTTTCGCGATATCACGCAGCGCATCGCGGCCGAGAAGGCCCTCCGGCTGCGCGGTGCCGCGCTCGAGGCTGCGGCCAACGCCATCGTGATCACCGACCGCTCCGGCCGCATCGAGTGGGCGAACCCCGCGTTCACCACCCTGAGCGGCTGGGCCGTGGAGGAAGCGGTGGGGCGCACGCCCGGCGAGATCCTCCGCTCGGGCAAACAGGACGCCGACTTCTTCCAGCGCATGTGGGGCACGATCCTCGCCGGCCGCGTGTGGCGCGGAGAAATCGTCAACCGGCGCAAGGACGGTTCGCTCCGCACGGAGCAGATGACCATCACGCCGTTGCGCGACGCCGGCGGCGCCATCGCGCACTTCATCGCCATCAAGCAGGATATCACCGAGCAGAAGGCGTTCGAGGCGCAGTCGCGGCAGGGCCAGCGCATGGAGGTGATCGGCACGCTCGCGGGCGGCATCGCGCACGACCTGAACAACATCCTCGCGCCGGTGCTGATGGTGACGGGCGTCCTCCGCGAGAAACTGCGCGACCAGGAGGACCAGGCGTTGCTGGAGATGATGGAGCGCGAGGCGCAGCGCGGGGCCAGCATCATCAAGCAACTGCTCACCTTCGGCCGGGGCGCCGAGGGTCAGCGCGCGATCGTGCAGCCCCGCCACATCCTGAAGGACGTCGTGCTCATGCTGCAGGAGACCTTGCCGCGCGAGATCGATGTCCGCCACCAGTTGCCTGCGAAACTCTGGCCCATCCTGGCCGACGCGACGCAGCTGCACCAGGTCGTGCTCAACCTGTGCGTCAACGCCCGCGATGCCATGCCGCACGGCGGCGAGCTGAACGTCGTCGCGGAGAATGTGCACATCGCCGAGGGCGACGCCCTGCTGCCCGCAAACGCGGCGCCGGGATCATACGTGCGTGTCGAGGTGCGGGATACGGGCAGCGGCATCGATCCGCAGATTCGCCACCGCATTTTCGACCCGTTCTTCACGACCAAGCCGATCGGCAAGGGAACCGGCCTCGGTCTGTCCACCGTCCTCGCCATCATGCAGCAACACGGCGGGTTCATCACCGTGGATTCCGAGCCGGGGCAGGGGGCCGCCTTCAAGGCCCACTTCCCCGCGGCGCCGGAGGAATCCGTGCCCCTGCCGGCGCCCCCGCCGCCCGCGCCCGCTGCCGCCCGCGGAAACGAGCTGATCATGGTCGTCGACGACGAGCAGAACGTCCGCGACGTCACGCGCGCCGTGCTCGAGCGCTACGGCTATCGCGTGGTCACCGCGGTGAATGGCCAGGATGCCATCGTCCAGTTCATCAGCCGGCGCACCGAGGTGCGCCTGGTCCTGACCGACCTGATGATGCCGGTGATGAACGGTCTCGCGCTCATCAAGTGGCTGCGCGAACTCGCCCCGGACATTCCCGTCGTGGCGATGACGGGGCTCGAGGACCCCGGCCCCGCCGAGGAGCTGGGCCGCTTCGGCGTCGCCGGCACCATGGCCAAGCCCTTCACCGCGGTCGTGCTTCTGGAAACCGTGGCGCGCCGGCTCGGGCTCCCGGTCCCGCCGGCGTAA
- a CDS encoding glycoside hydrolase family 88 protein produces MSSPVPVPPAAAWCDALQHAAAQYRWLLGQLPDAKRYPRTWEHGKRVLVRPADWTSGFFPGALWLLAGLTRDATWRTSAATYTGGLEGMKANRRTHDIGFMLYCSFGQGYRLTRDPHYRAVLLAGAESLVTRFNPVVGCIKSWDTRAEWPFPVIIDNMMNLELLLWATQESGDPRFREIAIRHADVTLANHFRPDGSSYHVVDYEPATGIARRRQTHQGAADESAWARGQAWGLYGYTFMYRETRRPAYLAQARKIAAFLLGHPRLPEDKVPYWDFDAPQLERAPRDASAAAIICSALFELSLLVADEDRRQYVQFASVQLASLCSPAYRAEVGSNGGFILMHSTGSLPRGSEIDVPLNYADYYFLEALQRAAIAVDRRS; encoded by the coding sequence ATGTCCTCCCCCGTCCCCGTTCCTCCCGCCGCCGCCTGGTGTGACGCGCTGCAACATGCCGCGGCGCAGTACCGCTGGCTGCTGGGCCAGCTCCCCGACGCGAAGCGCTACCCGCGGACGTGGGAACACGGGAAACGCGTGCTGGTGCGGCCCGCCGACTGGACCAGCGGCTTCTTTCCCGGGGCACTCTGGCTGCTGGCCGGGCTGACGCGGGACGCCACCTGGCGCACGTCGGCCGCCACGTACACCGGCGGCCTGGAAGGCATGAAGGCAAACCGCCGGACCCACGACATCGGCTTCATGCTCTATTGCAGCTTTGGCCAGGGATACCGGCTAACCCGCGACCCGCACTATCGGGCGGTGCTGCTGGCCGGGGCCGAGTCGCTCGTCACCCGCTTCAACCCGGTGGTCGGCTGCATCAAGTCGTGGGACACCCGCGCCGAATGGCCTTTTCCGGTCATCATCGACAACATGATGAACCTGGAGCTGCTGTTGTGGGCGACCCAGGAGAGCGGGGACCCGCGCTTTCGCGAGATCGCGATCCGTCACGCCGACGTGACGCTCGCGAACCATTTCCGGCCGGACGGCAGCAGCTACCACGTGGTGGATTACGAGCCCGCGACGGGGATTGCCCGCCGGCGGCAGACGCACCAGGGCGCGGCCGACGAGTCCGCCTGGGCGCGTGGGCAGGCCTGGGGATTGTACGGCTACACCTTCATGTACCGCGAAACCCGGCGGCCGGCTTATCTCGCGCAGGCCCGCAAGATCGCGGCCTTCCTCCTCGGCCACCCACGGCTCCCGGAAGACAAGGTGCCGTATTGGGACTTCGATGCCCCCCAACTGGAGCGCGCGCCACGCGATGCGTCGGCGGCCGCGATCATCTGCTCCGCCTTGTTTGAACTCAGCCTGTTGGTTGCCGACGAGGACCGGCGGCAGTACGTGCAATTTGCCTCGGTCCAGCTCGCGAGCCTCTGCTCGCCCGCGTATCGCGCGGAGGTCGGGTCGAACGGCGGGTTCATCCTGATGCATTCGACGGGCAGCCTGCCGCGCGGCAGCGAGATCGACGTGCCGCTCAACTACGCCGACTACTACTTTCTCGAGGCGCTGCAGCGGGCCGCCATCGCCGTCGACCGCCGCTCCTAG